In Excalfactoria chinensis isolate bCotChi1 chromosome 5, bCotChi1.hap2, whole genome shotgun sequence, a single genomic region encodes these proteins:
- the MDK gene encoding midkine, with protein MQPRSLLLLLALLLLAATAEAAKAKKEKAKKEGSECQDWRWGPCVPNSKDCGLGYREGTCGDESRKLKCKIPCNWKKKFGADCKYKFESWGGCSAQTGVKTRSGILKKALYNAQCEEVVYVSKPCAAKMKAKAKAKKGKGKD; from the exons ATGCAGCCCCGgagcctcctcctcctcctggccCTACTGCTGCTGGCGGCCACCGCCGAGGCTGCCAAAGCCAAGAAAG AGAAGGCGAAGAAGGAGGGTTCCGAGTGCCAGGACTGGCGCTGGGGACCCTGCGTCCCCAACAGCAAGGACTGCGGCCTGGGCTACCGCGAGGGCACCTGCGGCGATGAGAGCAGGAAGCTCAAGTGCAAGATCCCCTGCAACTGGAAGAAGAAGTTTGGAG ctgactGCAAGTACAAGTTTGAGAGCTGGGGAGGGTGCAGCGCACAGACGGGTGTGAAAACACGCTCGGGCATCCTGAAGAAAGCGCTGTACAATGCCCAGTGTGAGGAGGTGGTCTATGTGAGCAAGCCCTGTGCCGCCAAGATGAAGGCCAAGGCCAAAG CAAAGAAGGGCAAGGGGAAGGACTAG